A window of Brettanomyces nanus chromosome 2, complete sequence contains these coding sequences:
- a CDS encoding uncharacterized protein (EggNog:ENOG41) has translation MSNLPIPVFTSLGLFIVDEIHFDDGMSIHDILGGGGTFGIVGSRMILGKRMSQRCGWVVDVGNDCPPEMITTLKCWNTGAIFRYHEDRKCNHGWNKYGTNDFRQFKFTTPQIDITVKDLLNYKHLLQSKSFHFILSPQNCLDVLTKLEDNAESDTKPVIVWEPDPDDCTNEMLEHCLPVLKRIDVLSPNAAECASFLGLAEPVDHAGCEIVAQRFLPHMSKRSDSAVVLRCGAMGCLLLTRSLREWFPPYHQGSNSIVDPTGCGNTFVGAFATGMVLSGRELKIACICGTLASGASIEQHGVPGLTDGEPELWNGISMNTRAQRYLESHPELEIEYEEFIKKIAPPN, from the coding sequence atgTCCAATCTGCCTATTCCTGTCTTTACATCACTTGGACTCTTTATAGTAGATGAGATTCactttgatgatggaatGTCAATTCATGATATTCTCGGAGGAGGAGGTACTTTTGGCATAGTTGGCTCAAGAATGATCTTGGGTAAGAGAATGTCACAGAGATGCGGATGGGTGGTAGATGTCGGTAACGACTGTCCTCCAGAAATGATAACTACGCTCAAATGTTGGAATACAGGTGCTATATTCAGATACCATGAAGATCGGAAATGCAATCACGGCTGGAATAAGTATGGGACTAACGATTTTAGACAGTTCAAGTTTACCACCCCTCAAATTGACATTACTGTGAAAGATCTACTCAATTACAAACATCTACTGCAGTCAAAATCGTTTCATTTTATTCTATCGCCTCAAAATTGTCTCGATGTTCTTACCAAACTCGAGGATAATGCGGAATCAGACACAAAGCCTGTCATTGTATGGGAGCCAGATCCAGATGATTGTACCAATGAGATGTTGGAACACTGCCTTCCCGTTTTGAAAAGGATCGACGTTCTTTCTCCGAATGCAGCCGAATGTGCATCCTTTTTGGGACTTGCAGAACCTGTAGATCATGCAGGCTGTGAGATTGTGGCTCAAAGGTTTTTGCCCCATATGTCAAAGAGATCGGACTCGGCTGTAGTATTACGATGCGGGGCTATGGGATGTCTATTACTGACGAGAAGTCTTAGGGAATGGTTCCCGCCTTACCACCAGGGCTCTAATTCTATAGTAGATCCTACGGGATGTGGAAATACGTTTGTAGGGGCCTTTGCAACGGGAATGGTACTTAGTGGAAGGGAGTTGAAGATCGCATGTATTTGTGGTACATTGGCAAGCGGCGCTTCCATTGAACAGCACGGCGTTCCAGGCTTGACGGATGGAGAACCTGAGTTATGGAATGGTATAAGCATGAATACTCGTGCCCAAAGATACTTGGAGTCACACCCTGAGCTAGAGATCGAATACGAGGAATTCATAAAGAAGATAGCACCACCCAACTAA
- a CDS encoding uncharacterized protein (EggNog:ENOG41), which translates to MTVKTKDHSYVFQRKISDKGLLCVGSKGDGMYIILEDPKTRERKVLMDGISGAAVCSLGHNDPEIIDQLSDFARESAYTFGGHYGNYSAENLSKFLCDKSKGLFSSCLWTGSGSEANENAMKIMRQYHLERGDPNRYKFISRKQSYHGFTIGSLSLGDCARKPPFKPILLSDECTPKIAQCYPYRGIKSGMTEEDYTNELLANAEKVFIENDPSTIAGVVVETVGGSTMGTPTPPKGYLDGLREITHKYGALFMCDEVMCGLGRCGYPFTFLHPEFGLSSGGPDLITVGKTIGSGIVTLAGVMISPKVVDAFEEGSNLIVGAQTYHCHALNCRVGLAVQQKIYRDNLIENVRILGDKMKADLKEQLKDCKVAGDVRGAGNFLTVEAVKDRESKEPFDHKFNIGSVMEQKCFDKGLIVMGASGTIGNEQVNDNEVIGYGDHCTIGPAFTFTEGQANFMVKTIVETFKEIEREYL; encoded by the coding sequence ATGACTGTCAAAACTAAGGACCATTCTTACGTCTTCCAGAGAAAGATCTCTGATAAGGGACTACTATGTGTGGGTTCCAAAGGAGATGGGATGTACattattcttgaagatcCCAAAACAAGAGAACGGAAAGTTCTTATGGATGGTATTTCCGGTGCTGCTGTTTGTTCGTTGGGTCATAATGATCCCGAAATCATCGATCAACTTTCCGATTTTGCTAGAGAGTCTGCATACACCTTTGGTGGCCATTACGGTAACTATTCAGCTGAAAACCTTTCCAAATTTTTGTGTGACAAGTCGAAAGGATTGTTTAGTTCCTGCTTATGGACGGGTTCCGGTTCTGAGGCCAACGAGAACGCCATGAAAATTATGAGACAGTACCATTTGGAGAGAGGTGATCCTAACAGATACAAATTTATCTCTAGAAAGCAGTCCTACCATGGTTTTACCATCGGCTCCTTATCTCTTGGAGATTGTGCCAGAAAACCTCCTTTCAAACCTATTTTGCTCAGTGATGAGTGCACTCCAAAAATCGCTCAATGCTACCCTTACCGTGGCATCAAGTCTGGAATGACTGAGGAAGACTACACCAACGAGCTTCTAGCCAATGCAGAGAAAGTTTTTATTGAGAACGATCCTTCTACAATCGCCGGTGTTGTAGTGGAGACTGTTGGTGGTTCTACCATGGGAACTCCTACTCCTCCAAAAGGTTATTTAGATGGACTCAGAGAAATAACTCATAAGTATGGTGCTTTATTCATGTGCGATGAGGTTATGTGTGGATTGGGTCGGTGCGGCTATCctttcacttttcttcatcctgaATTTGGCCTATCCTCAGGAGGTCCAGATCTGATCACCGTTGGTAAGACAATTGGTTCAGGTATAGTCACTTTGGCTGGTGTTATGATATCTCCCAAAGTTGTTGATGCCTTTGAAGAGGGCTCCAATTTGATCGTTGGCGCCCAGACATATCATTGCCATGCTCTCAATTGCAGGGTTGGATTGGCAGTTCAGCAGAAGATTTACAGAGATAACCTTATCGAGAATGTGAGAATCCTCGGAGATAAGATGAAAGCAGACCTCAAGGAGCAGTTGAAGGACTGTAAAGTTGCCGGTGACGTTAGAGGCGCTGGTAACTTTCTTACCGTAGAGGCTGTCAAAGACAGAGAGTCCAAGGAACCCTTTGATCATAAGTTTAACATTGGCAGTGTGATGGAACAGAAATGCTTTGATAAAGGATTGATTGTTATGGGTGCTTCGGGAACCATTGGTAACGAGCAAGTCAATGATAACGAGGTTATTGGCTATGGTGATCACTGTACCATTGGTCCTGCTTTCACATTCACCGAGGGCCAAGCAAATTTCATGGTCAAGACTATAGTTGAGACCTTCAAAGAGATCGAGAGAGAGTATCTATGA
- a CDS encoding uncharacterized protein (EggNog:ENOG41) has protein sequence MSTPNSSSVSTPTTSPISPAQPLSKNVTFGVVTQKGSSSAYRRSSVGTQPPSFRAGAFSCINEGSSSLAAAAGSAGAAASHSTSGSASGSTSGSFNQPVIPPPIPESLPTTPGYELNGTSYFDMPGKDSFALPQQQTVLASVNDDGNSSNTHLENVSQGLTLENSFRNKWRLVASIIFAMSGGLSDGAPGALLPRMESYYGINYTVVSLIWISNAIGFIVIAVFSHKLEPILGSRNLQSLGCACLIIMYSMVCSAPAFPVVVVAFFFGGIGLATNYSFQNLFLSRFEKSSIYLGFYHGSYGFGACVGPLVATVMVNQGVKWSYFYCIMLCLSAFNMVNQFLAFKGYEKEFRAWESDDPLVERNASTPEAAEVTVGIKMVKLNTKNNAGASSGEARETTFEDVNPDTRLEGRSVGIEELHAALKTPITWYLAFFVLFYQGAEVSMGGWIVTFLEVYRHGSTRNTGYVASGFWGGLTIGRLFFTPSIHRFVGAKRGISILIVVSLICCTLAWVLPVLIVEAVFVALFGLFTGPIYPLMITVAVRILPRKIQVISMTIITALGSSGGAIFPFLVGLISQFAGTYVVMPFILGLLSSALVLWYLLPNPDRLVIRYIWQRIW, from the coding sequence ATGAGTACTCCTAATTCTTCGAGTGTGTCTACTCCGACCACTTCCCCCATATCTCCTGCTCAGCCTCTCTCGAAAAACGTTACTTTTGGAGTGGTTACTCAGAAGGGTTCTTCGTCTGCGTATAGGCGTTCTTCCGTAGGCACCCAGCCACCGTCCTTTCGTGCCGGTGCATTTAGTTGTATAAAtgaaggttcttcttctttggcagCTGCAGCTGGTTCAGCtggtgctgctgcttcGCATTCGACTTCCGGTTCGGCTTCCGGTTCGACTTCTGGTTCGTTTAATCAGCCTGTGATTCCTCCTCCTATTCCAGAGAGTCTCCCTACAACACCAGGCTACGAACTCAATGGAACCTCATATTTTGACATGCCAGGTAAGGACAGCTTTGCGTTACCCCAGCAACAAACGGTGCTGGCATCGGTTAATGACGATGGAAACTCATCAAATACACATCTCGAGAATGTAAGTCAAGGTCTTACTTTAGAAAACTCTTTCCGTAACAAATGGAGACTCGTGGCATCGATCATTTTTGCTATGAGTGGCGGTTTGTCGGACGGTGCTCCTGGTGCCTTGTTGCCTCGAATGGAATCCTACTATGGTATCAATTATACTGTGGTGTCgttgatttggatatcCAATGCTATTGGTTTCATTGTCATTGCCGTCTTTTCACATAAATTGGAACCTATACTTGGTTCCAGAAATTTGCAAAGCCTTGGGTGTGCCTGTTTGATTATCATGTATTCGATGGTTTGTTCTGCACCGGCTTTCCCTGTGGTTGTGGTGgcttttttctttggaggaaTTGGTCTTGCTACAAATTACTCCTTCCAAAACTTATTTTTGAGCAGGTTTGAGAAGTCTTCAATCTATTTGGGCTTTTATCATGGTTCTTACGGTTTTGGTGCTTGCGTTGGACCTTTGGTGGCCACTGTCATGGTTAATCAAGGTGTTAAATGGAGCTATTTCTATTGCATCATGTTGTGTTTGTCTGCTTTTAATATGGTGAATCAGTTTCTAGCTTTCAAAGGTTATGAGAAAGAGTTCAGGGCTTGGGAATCCGATGATCCTCTCGTTGAGCGAAATGCTTCGACACCAGAAGCTGCGGAAGTTACTGTTGGTATCAAGATGGTAAAACTCAATACAAAGAATAACGCTGGTGCGTCTAGCGGAGAGGCTCGTGAAACCACTTTTGAGGATGTTAACCCTGATACACGTCTGGAAGGGCGTTCTGTAGGAATCGAGGAGCTTCATGCTGCTCTTAAAACACCGATAACTTGGTATTTGGCCTTTTTCGTACTTTTTTATCAGGGTGCAGAAGTGTCTATGGGAGGTTGGATTGTCACTTTCTTGGAAGTTTATCGCCACGGAAGTACCAGAAATACCGGTTATGTGGCTTCAGGTTTCTGGGGTGGTTTGACCATCGGCAgattatttttcactccaAGCATTCATCGATTTGTTGGAGCCAAGCGTGGCATCTCTATTCTTATAGTTGTCTCATTGATTTGCTGTACTCTCGCATGGGTTTTACCGGTTCTAATCGTCGAGGCCGTGTTTGTGGCATTGTTTGGTCTATTTACAGGTCCAATTTATCCGTTGATGATCACCGTTGCCGTTCGTATTTTACCTAGAAAGATTCAGGTTATCTCTATGACTATCATCACTGCCTTGGGATCTTCTGGTGGTGCCATATTCCCATTTCTAGTGGGTCTTATCTCGCAATTTGCTGGTACCTATGTCGTGATGCCCTTTATACTAGGACTATTATCTTCTGCGCTTGTTCTATGGTACCTTCTACCAAACCCTGACCGTCTGGTAATCAGGTATATTTGGCAAAGGATATGGTGA
- a CDS encoding uncharacterized protein (BUSCO:EOG0934471L), producing the protein MAYNILQLSQFPQYKVFVSLYKGVTNHADIRDSIKSGSLPDDFDFAFLNAANLLSMEQLYSALFRCFVDKRNGKMKANTIHTELISDLSPVKNIMEALTRFGIPAEGEKSDLIILKVIESTTSPEKAQLDQVYDTVSKVVQNNGVAGVCLTDAALESTVDLQSIRKNYKLGDMFTEDRERLNRLIIGTIQLRGL; encoded by the coding sequence ATGGCATACaacattcttcaactctcACAATTCCCTCAATATAAAGTTTTTGTGTCTCTTTACAAGGGAGTGACAAATCACGCGGATATCAGAGATTCTATAAAGTCTGGGTCTCTTCCTGACGATTTTGACTTTGCCTTTCTCAATGCTGCCAATCTACTTTCTATGGAACAACTTTACAGTGCGTTGTTTCGCTGCTTTGTCGATAAGAGAAATGGTAAGATGAAGGCAAATACCATACATACTGAACTCATCAGTGATCTTTCTCCGGTGAAGAACATTATGGAAGCCCTTACAAGATTTGGTATTCCTGCcgaaggtgaaaaatcagATTTGATCATACTCAAAGTGATCGAAAGTACTACTAGTCCTGAAAAGGCGCAACTCGATCAAGTTTATGACACTGTCAGTAAAGTTGTTCAAAATAATGGCGTAGCTGGTGTCTGTTTAACGGATGCTGCTCTAGAATCTACCGTTGATCTCCAGTCTATTCGGAAAAACTATAAGCTAGGAGATATGTTCACTGAGGATAGAGAGAGACTCAACAGACTTATCATTGGTACCATACAATTGAGAGGATTatag